The window CGATCACGCCATTTACTTTTGCATCGACCAATTTTTGTGCTACGGTTGTGCCTTGTTTTGGATCGGCAGCGTCATCTTCTGTCAGCAGTTCGAATTTAACTTTTTTGCCATCGATCATCGTGCCTTTAGCATTCAGTTCTTCGATCGCCATTTTGGCACCATTTTCATTGTCTTTACCCAAATGGGCAATCGCGCCGGAAATAGGGCCTACGTGACCGATTTTAATAACTTGTTCTTGAGCAGCCGCAGTACCAGCGAAGGCGAAAGCAATTGCGCCAGCCAGTGGAATCATTTTAATTTTGAACGACATGAACATACTCCTAAGGTTTAAAAAAAGTAGGACAACATTACTGCATCTCTGACTTATTCAGAAAACTGAATATGCAAAAGGTACAACAGAAAAATTAATAAGCAAAGCTATTTTCTTTTGTTTTTTCATAAATAAGACGATTTTTATATGCCTCAATATCGCTCACTCGACAAGGTTGATCGCAAGCTCTTGAACCTGTTACAGAAGGATAATCAGATACCTACCCGGGTTCTGGCAGACAAGCTCCATATCTCACAACCAACTTGCCTGCGGCGTATAAGAGAGTTGCGTGAGCTCGGCGTAATTAGTGCAGAAGTAGCTATGGTTGATCCATTTGCACTGGGATATGGCATGCTGGCTTTTTTAGAGGTATCGCTGATCAATCAGTCTGATGAGCATATGCAAGAATTTGAAGCGGGAATGAACAAAGAAGCTGAAGTGATGCAGTGTTATTTTGTGTCTGGCGAATACGATTACTTCCTGGTTATTCATGTTATTGACATGGATGCCTATTATCAGTTTGTACGTCGTGTTATTTCTGGTTCTGGCAATGTACGTCACTTCCACTCACGTTTTCCGATGAAGCGTGCCAAGTTTGCAACACGTATTACATTTGATGAGAAGATGCCTGAGTTGCCAGTTAAAGTAAGCAAATAATTCTTGTAACGAGTTGTTGCGTTTATGATTACGCCGATGATGAAGAGGTTACGCCGTACCGCCCCTCGGTATCGAGTCCAGCGCAATTACCATTTCCAGGACAATTAGAACTGGAATTGGGTCTGCTTAGCACCAAGCAAGATGGAACCAGACGAGATAGTTTGCCTTACCAATTAAAGCTGGCGTTTAATCCGCAATGGGGTGTGCTAGTCGGTGGCGAGGCCTTAGTCTCGTCTTTGGACGATCAGGGCAACCGTGAGCGCGGCTGGGGTGATACCACGCTAGTATTAAAGCGTGCCTTTTTGATGAATGACGACACTGCATTTGGACTGGAGTTTGGCGTCAAAGTCCTCACTGCTAAAAATACGATCGGTAATGGCAAAACAGATTACAGCGTGAATGGGATTTACAGTAAAGGCATCGGCAAACTGCATATAGACGCCAACCTAAATTTTACACGTTTGGGCTTGGTCGATCCCGGTACTGCCAGTACACAAACAGGTGTTTCAACATCGGCATCAATAGCCGTCACTGAAAATTGGGGTGTCACGGCAGAACTCAGTGGCACACGCAGACGCGGCACTGACGATACTGCCCAAGCTTTGGCTGCGTTAACCTACAGCCCGAGTAATAAACTGACGATTGATTTTGGTTTTGCTAAAGGTCTGAATAAGGCATCATCAGATTTATCTTTATTCACCGGATTGGTTATGCCGCTGGCAAAATTGTGGTGATATTTGAGTTGTTGAGACGTGTCAGTCAACGTGATGAAAATTGCGTCTAAATGAAGTCAATTCTTGTAGGGTGCTTGAGTGAGTTACGCGGACTAACCAATATCAGTTTAAGTTTTATCCATCGGTGCGCATGACGCACTTCACCGGAAATACAAACTAAAGCGGCAGCAGCGCGCTAAATTTAGTGATGCTGCCTCTCTAGTGTTAATGCTGATGCCCGTGATCGCCATGTACATGACCATGCATAATTTCTTCCGCGGTCGCTGCGCGTACTCCTAATACTTGCAAACCTACACTCAAGGATTTGCCCGCTAGCGGGTGATTGGCGTCGAGCATTACCTGATCGCCTTTGATTTTAAGTACGGTGTAAATGGTTTCCTCACCCGTGTCAGTATGTCCTTGCATAGACGCACCTACTTTGACACCAGGAGGGAAATCTTTCTTGGAAATTGTTCTCAGCAAACTTTCATCACGTAGACCAAAAGCATCTTCTGGCGCCAGATCCAGGGTGGCTTTAAAACCGACTTCCTGATCTTGCAAGGCAGCTTCTATTTTTGGCAGTAAATTGTCATAACCACCGTGCAAATAAGCGATCGGGGTTTTGCCGTTTTCAATGACTTTGCCGTTGATCTCGGCCACGGTAAAGCGCAGGGTGACGGCGGTGTCTTTATCAATTTTCATAAGATTTTTAGCGTAAGAATAGAAAGTGCAAGCATATTAACCGAAGTGACTACTTTGATGAAATCAGATCATGTGCAAATGGGTTTTTCCTCGTTAGCGTGAGATTTTTGTTTATCACTGAGCTCATTTTATTGCGTCAGCGATGATTGTCGTTCAAAAAAAGCCCAGATCATTGCGGTGCCATCCGGTGCCATAGGTGACGGCCCTAATAATCGCGGACGACGGAAGTAGGGTTGCGGCAGTCCATGCCCACCGCCTTGAATCGCAACCAGCTCTACTTCCACTTTAGTATCGTTACGCCATAAAAACTGTTCGACATTCACACCGTCTGCCGCTGTGCTCAGCTTCGTTACTGGTTTCCCGGTGAGGTGATTGAGGTCGGCAAAATATTGACCGGATTCTTGAGATGAGCGCACATTGCCACCCTTGTAAAACAAGCCCAGGAGGCTGGATTCTCCGCCATTGAACGGGACCAGCGGGTCCTTGGTGCCATTCATGATCATGACTGATATACCTGAATTACCGGACGCAAGTTGCTGGGCAGGCTGACATTTAAAATTCTCGGGTGACGGTACGTTTGCGGATACAGCTGCAATCGCGCGAAACCGGGACTGCGCCTCCAGCGCAAGGCGAATCGACATAAAACCACCAGACGAAACACCAGTTGCAAACACGCGATCTGGGTTGACATGAATCTCTGTGATCAGCTTGTCGGCCAGTGCGCTTAAAAAGCCAACGTCGTCTACCTCGCGCCCGTTTGCGCTGAAGTCACCAACTTTGCTACAGTCATTCCAGTCAAAACTGTAGGAGTTAGGGTAGACGACTGCGAAGCCATATTGGTCGGCGAGACGTTCATATCCATACCCGGTATCAATCCGAATTTGCGCGCCGTCTTCACCTGATCCGTGCATCACCATCACCAGCGGCGCTCCTTTTGCCAGCCCTTGCGGTACGTAGGTCAAGTATGTACGCTTGAGTCCACTCACTTCGATGGACTCCTTAGCCAGTGTGCCAGACAGCTTTGGAAGTTCTGGTTCAGGTGAGTAAATGAAGTAGCCAAATAGCAGACCAGCTATCGCTATCAATGCAATCAAACCCAAAAGACAAAACCCAAGAAAACGTAAGACACTTTTCATTAAAAAACCTCGGTAATAGAACGATTGCTGGATGACGTGGTGCTGATGTGAGCACGAACATTAACATGATCAATTGAGCTTGGATGTTACGGAACGTCCCGAGTTGCTGCTTTGATAGTCTTGTGTTGTTATTAATTCCTATGCTCAGATATCTTGTCGGGAATCTACGCATTTAACCCATTGCAGCGCAAAAATGCTTATCAAATAAATCGATTGACACAATATCCAATAAATTGGAAAATAAATCCATTATGAAAGAAATTAACCAAGATAATTAATCTACCCACACTATGCAAGACCAAAAAACTATTCAACCGCCGGACATTAATCAGCGCATTGCAAACCGACTGAGCAGCCTGCGGGCTGAGCGCGGTATGTCGCTCGATGCACTGGCGACCAAGTCGAACGTCAGTCGTTCTATGATCTCTTTGATTGAGCGCGGGGAGAGCAGTCCGACAGCGGTAGTCCTGGATAAATTGTCGTTTGGTCTGGGTGTCACGCTAGCCTCGTTTTTTGAAGAGCCGCAGCCTGATGCTAATCCACTAGTAAGGCGCGAGGAGCAATTACTGTGGATAGATCCACAGTCAGGTTATCGTCGCCGGAATATTTCACCGCCGCATTTCCGTTCGTCTATTCAGTTGGTTGAGGTGGAGTTTCCTGCCGGTGCGAGAGTGTCTTATGCAGCGGGTTTGCGTGAAGTCGGGATACATCAGCAGATCTGGGTACTGGATGGCTCGCTGGAAATTATTTGGGGTGATGTGCACCATCATCTGGAGAGCGGCGATTGTCTGGCGATGGATGAGAACAGTGCAATCGTTTATCAAAACACCAGTAACCGCCCGGTACGTTATGTCGTCGCGATTAATACCGCATCCATTTAAACATCGCCGCTTTCGGATGGAAATCTAATATTGATCTATCAGAATGTGCCTAACCATTTGACCAAATCATTTTTTGTTTATTTCGGGAGTCCAGGATGACCATAGACTATTCGACCTCGCCTCAATCGTCCTCTGAATATTCAATTCAGTTATTGCAGGCGCTCGATGATCATGAGGATATAGAAGCATTGTGCGATGTCTTGATCGATTGTGTCGAAGGCGGTGCCTCAGTTAGTTTTATGCAGCCCTTATCGCGCGCTAAGGCAGATGCATTCTGGCGGAACGTTGGTGCGAGTGTGACGCGTCAAGAGCGACTTTTGCTCGTGGCCAGAGAAGGCGCAGGTGCCATTATTGGAACAGTACAGGCAATATTGAGTCAGCCAGAAAACCAACCGCATCGCGGCGATATTTCTAAGTTACTGGTACATCGCCGGGCCCGTTCCCTTGGACTCGGTGCAGCTCTCATGAAGGCCGCAGAACAGGCAGCTCAGGCAGCAGGGAAAACGGTGTTGGTATTGGATACGGCAACAGGTGGTGGCGCAGAGTCTTTATATGAGCGGCTTGGCTGGCAGATGTGCGGGCGTATTCCAGACTATGCCTTATGGCCGCAAGGCGGGTTGTGCTCCACCACCATTTATTCCAAATCAATTTAAGCGATATTTCTTTTGTTTACCATGAACGTGGAGTCGCCTGATCAGGCTGACGTGCTCACTCTGATTGCTGAACTTGATGCATACCAGCACAGTCTTTATCCGGCAGAAAGCGTCTATTCGCTCGACTTGACTGCGGTCTCTGCGCTGCAACTTATCTGCATTGTTGCCCGCGATTTGGACCAACGCGCGGTCGCCTGCGGTGCGCTTGTTTTGGCGCCAGAATATGGGGAGATCAAGCGTATGTATGTGCATCCCACTCAGCGGGGACAAGGTTTGGCTAAACGATTGCTACATTCGCTTGAGGCAGCTGCCTATAAAGCAGGGTGTCGGCAAGTGATGCTGGAAACCGGCCCACGGCACACAGAAGCTTTGCGTCTTTATGCTCAGGCTGGGTTTGTAGTATGTGGTCGGTTTGGAAACTATCGCGACGACCCTCTAAGCGTGTTTATGTGCAAGGATCTCGTCGCCTGAGAATTAGACCAACAATGCAAAAACATTACGATCAAAGATAAGATCACATTCAGCTAACCTTACCTCTGCTCTTAGATATTCGTTGTTGGCGACCCTGTCGATATCAGTAGTGGGCACTCATTCTTGCGGTAACTCGTGAATAATCAGCCCGGTATGTTGTGCCGGCGGCTGTAGCCAGGATTTGTGACGCAGAGCTCTCTCTGCATCATGCAGTCCTGCCTGCCAGCGGTTTTGTATTGTCTCTGTACTGAAGTCGATATCTTTAAAATACTGATCGTGTTCTTGCGCCTTCATCACCAGATGTACGACATTGATTGTGTGATCGCAGCCCAGTTTCATCAAGGCTTGTATTTCCGGTTTTTTGCGTTCCGCTGCAGAGAGTTTTTCAGATAAACCGCGTATTGCTTTTTGCAGATTCTGCAGTTGGCGACGGGTTGCTAGTTGTTCTTTTGAGCGACTGGCGTATTGAATATTTTTGTACCGTGCCAATGCTTCTGCCATCGTCTTCGGCGCTGCTTCACTTGGGTCCCACAGGTCAACCATAAAGCAAAGCGCATCGCGTTGTAGTGCTCCATCCAGCAAAACCTCTAATGGTGTATTGGAGTAGATGCCGCCGTCCCAATACATTTTTCCGTCGATTTCTACCGGCGGAAAACCCGGTGGCAACGCGCCGCTCGCCATGATGTGTTCTGGTCCTATTTTTTGTTTCTTGCTATCGAAGGTCGTCATCTGGCCGCCGGTAATTTCTACCGCGCAAATACTGATACGTATTGGGCTTTTATTCAGATAGTGAAAATCGATATTTTTCTCTAGCGTCTTTTTGAGAGGCGACGTGTCATAAAAACTGTTTTGGCCTATGTCTACGGCGGCATTCATATCCCAACCAGCACCAACCCGTGGCTTAAAAAATCCAGGAACACCATTGGTCAAAGTGTTCATCGTCTCATTAGAACTGGTCCAGCTGCTCCAGGTATTAGCGATACCCCATTGTTGCAAGAAAGGGGTGAATACCGACCAGGGTTGGTTAGACGCCAATGGCGGTGCCAGGCTTTCCCAAAAGGCCCGTAATTGTTGAACCCGCTTCTCTGGAGGATTGCCGGCAATCAGCGCGCAATTGATCGCGCCGATAGAAGTGCCAATCAGCCAGTCGAGCTGAATATCGTTTTGATGAAGCTGCTCAAAAACACCCGCTTGGTAGGCACCCAAAGCACCTCCACCTTGGAGAATCAGAACGTTTTCTTGTGTAGTCATGGCAATTGGGAGTTTTTGTTGCGATGCAGTGATATTACCTGTAATGCTCATTTTTTGCGGCGCTTGTAGCGAGAAATTACAAATTAAAACGAGGGGTGCTTGGTCTTTCAAGCTTTACAGTTTCTTTACATTTCACGCATGCTCAGCACAAAACAACAAGCCCACCAAATTGGCGGGCTTGTTATGGGCTACTTTTTTAGAAGTAGTTGACTGAAACTAATCAAATAGTCATCTGACGTAAAAACTTGAAGTAAAAACCTGAGGTAAAAAACCTAAGCTGCTACGTTCAACAGCATTTCATTGAGACGTTTTACAAAACTGCTTGGATCTGCCAGTGATCCACCTTCTGCCAGCATTGCCTGATCAAACAGGATATTGGCCCAGTCGTCAAACTTCTTCTCTTCGTACTTTAAACGTTGTACTAACGGATGATCTGGATTGACTTCAAGAATCGGTTTTGATTCCGGTGCTGCCTGGCCTGCTGCTTTCAGCATGCGCATCAAGTTGCCGGATAACTCGTTGTCGTCCGCTACCAGACAAGCAGGGGAGTCGGTCAGACGGAAAGTCACGCGTACATCTTTGGCTTTATCTGCCAGCGCGGTTTTCATCTTCTCAACCAGATCCTTGAACTGCGTTTCGGTCTCTTCGTGCTGTTTTTTCTCAGCTTCATCTTCGAGTGTGCCGAGGTTCAGGTCGCCTTTGGCAACGGAGACTAATTCTTTACCTTCAAAATCACTTAAGAAGGACAGCATCCATTCATCAACGCGGTCAGTCAGCAATAGAACTTCCACACCTTTTTTGCGGAAAATTTCTAAATGAGGACTATTTTTCGCAGCGCCGTAATTGTCGGCAGTAACGTAGTAAATCTTTTCCTGACCTTCTTTAACCCGGCTCAGATAATCAGCTAAAGATACCGTCTGTGCATCGCTGTCGTTGTGGGTAGAAGCAAAACGTAGCAGTTTAGCGATACGTTCTTTGTTGCCCGCATCTTCGCCTATACCTTCTTTGAGTACCTGACCAAACTCGGTCCAGAAGCTAGCGTATTTATCTTTCTTCGCTTGTGAATCACCATCACCTTCTGCATTTGCCAAATCTTCCAGCATGCCTAATACACGCTTGGTCGATCCTTCACGAATCGCTTTGATGTCACGGCTTTCCTGCAAAATTTCACGCGAGACATTCAGTGGCAAGTCATTGGAATCAATCACACCTTTAACAAAGCGCAGGTAGACCGGCATCAACTGTTCGGCATCGTCCATGATGAAGACGCGTTTGACATATAGCTTGATACCGCCGCGTTTGTTACGATCCCACATGTCGAACGGTGCACGGGCAGGGATGTACAGCAATTGCGTGTATTCGCTGCGACCTTCCACACGGTTATGCGTGTGGGTCAGCGGGGCGCTGTAATCGTGTGAAATATGTTTATAGAACTCATCATATTGCTCAGGCTTGATGTCGCTCTTGCTGCGTGCCCACAAAGCGCTGGCCTGATTGATTGTTTCGAGTTCGTCTTTAGTAACTTGTTCTTTTTTCTCTTCGTCCCACTCTTCTTTTTGCATCAAGATCGGCAAAGAGATATGGTCGGAGTAAGTACGGATTACCGACTTGAGTTTCCATGAAGAGAGGAAATCATCTTCACCTTCGCGCAGATGCAAAGTGATTGAAGTGCCACGATCGGCTTTCGTAATATCTTCTACACTAAAGTCGCCAGCGCCTTCAGATTCCCAGCGTACGCCAGCGTCGGCGGCAGTGCCAGCACGACGTGATTCAACGGTGATTTTGTCCGCAACGATAAAGCCAGAGTAGAAACCCACACCAAATTGGCCAATCATAGCAGCATCTTTTTGCTGGTCGCCAGACAGTTTGCCAAAGAATTCTTTCGTGCCTGACTTGGCAATGGTACCTAGATGCGCAATGGCTTCTTCGCGTGTCATACCGATGCCGTTGTCGGCGATGGTGATGGTGCGTGCAGCTTTATCGAAGCTGACTTTGATCTTGAGCTCAGGATCACTTTCATACAAGGCGGCATTGTTGATCGCCTCAAAACGCAGCTTGTCGGCAGCATCAGATGCGTTAGAGATCAATTCGCGCAAGAAAATTTCCTTGTTGGAATACAGCGAGTGGATCATCAATTGCAGCAGTTGTTTGACTTCGGCTTGGAAGCCCATTGTTTGTTTTTGGTCGGACATAATTCCCTCTTACTATTTTTTATGAGTTTAGGACTTTACAAAATTACCCTGGCGACCTCATACAGCATCGCCTGACGATCTGCTCATACCGATTTTGTCAGGGCGATTTTGTGCAAGTCCCGACTTGATGAAATCCATAAAGATTTTGCTTGGCAGTTATGCGGCTAAGTTGGGATATTTCAAGATGTTGATTGCAGCTAATTTATATACTGGGTAGTAGTACAAGGTAAATTAGCCTTATTGTCCAATTATTCTCTGGACAATTAAAAATACTCCCCATTTTTTTAATTATTGTTCTAATTAAGCGAATTAGAGAGTTTAGATGGAAAAGACAAAAATAGATGCTGAACGTGGGATGTCGTGGCGATTTGTTTAAAACCGGAGTTCCAGTTTTTCATATGGTTTAATCTGCGACCATATCGCGTTTAGCTCCACTGCTTGCTGGAATAAGGTGTGTGCCAAACTCTCCGCCGGTACTGCTGGCGCCTCA of the Undibacterium sp. 5I1 genome contains:
- a CDS encoding Lrp/AsnC family transcriptional regulator, whose protein sequence is MPQYRSLDKVDRKLLNLLQKDNQIPTRVLADKLHISQPTCLRRIRELRELGVISAEVAMVDPFALGYGMLAFLEVSLINQSDEHMQEFEAGMNKEAEVMQCYFVSGEYDYFLVIHVIDMDAYYQFVRRVISGSGNVRHFHSRFPMKRAKFATRITFDEKMPELPVKVSK
- a CDS encoding transporter translates to MGLLSTKQDGTRRDSLPYQLKLAFNPQWGVLVGGEALVSSLDDQGNRERGWGDTTLVLKRAFLMNDDTAFGLEFGVKVLTAKNTIGNGKTDYSVNGIYSKGIGKLHIDANLNFTRLGLVDPGTASTQTGVSTSASIAVTENWGVTAELSGTRRRGTDDTAQALAALTYSPSNKLTIDFGFAKGLNKASSDLSLFTGLVMPLAKLW
- a CDS encoding peptidylprolyl isomerase, with the translated sequence MKIDKDTAVTLRFTVAEINGKVIENGKTPIAYLHGGYDNLLPKIEAALQDQEVGFKATLDLAPEDAFGLRDESLLRTISKKDFPPGVKVGASMQGHTDTGEETIYTVLKIKGDQVMLDANHPLAGKSLSVGLQVLGVRAATAEEIMHGHVHGDHGHQH
- a CDS encoding alpha/beta hydrolase family esterase, producing the protein MKSVLRFLGFCLLGLIALIAIAGLLFGYFIYSPEPELPKLSGTLAKESIEVSGLKRTYLTYVPQGLAKGAPLVMVMHGSGEDGAQIRIDTGYGYERLADQYGFAVVYPNSYSFDWNDCSKVGDFSANGREVDDVGFLSALADKLITEIHVNPDRVFATGVSSGGFMSIRLALEAQSRFRAIAAVSANVPSPENFKCQPAQQLASGNSGISVMIMNGTKDPLVPFNGGESSLLGLFYKGGNVRSSQESGQYFADLNHLTGKPVTKLSTAADGVNVEQFLWRNDTKVEVELVAIQGGGHGLPQPYFRRPRLLGPSPMAPDGTAMIWAFFERQSSLTQ
- a CDS encoding helix-turn-helix domain-containing protein — translated: MQDQKTIQPPDINQRIANRLSSLRAERGMSLDALATKSNVSRSMISLIERGESSPTAVVLDKLSFGLGVTLASFFEEPQPDANPLVRREEQLLWIDPQSGYRRRNISPPHFRSSIQLVEVEFPAGARVSYAAGLREVGIHQQIWVLDGSLEIIWGDVHHHLESGDCLAMDENSAIVYQNTSNRPVRYVVAINTASI
- a CDS encoding GNAT family N-acetyltransferase, with the protein product MTIDYSTSPQSSSEYSIQLLQALDDHEDIEALCDVLIDCVEGGASVSFMQPLSRAKADAFWRNVGASVTRQERLLLVAREGAGAIIGTVQAILSQPENQPHRGDISKLLVHRRARSLGLGAALMKAAEQAAQAAGKTVLVLDTATGGGAESLYERLGWQMCGRIPDYALWPQGGLCSTTIYSKSI
- a CDS encoding GNAT family N-acetyltransferase; the protein is MNVESPDQADVLTLIAELDAYQHSLYPAESVYSLDLTAVSALQLICIVARDLDQRAVACGALVLAPEYGEIKRMYVHPTQRGQGLAKRLLHSLEAAAYKAGCRQVMLETGPRHTEALRLYAQAGFVVCGRFGNYRDDPLSVFMCKDLVA
- a CDS encoding patatin-like phospholipase family protein; this encodes MTTQENVLILQGGGALGAYQAGVFEQLHQNDIQLDWLIGTSIGAINCALIAGNPPEKRVQQLRAFWESLAPPLASNQPWSVFTPFLQQWGIANTWSSWTSSNETMNTLTNGVPGFFKPRVGAGWDMNAAVDIGQNSFYDTSPLKKTLEKNIDFHYLNKSPIRISICAVEITGGQMTTFDSKKQKIGPEHIMASGALPPGFPPVEIDGKMYWDGGIYSNTPLEVLLDGALQRDALCFMVDLWDPSEAAPKTMAEALARYKNIQYASRSKEQLATRRQLQNLQKAIRGLSEKLSAAERKKPEIQALMKLGCDHTINVVHLVMKAQEHDQYFKDIDFSTETIQNRWQAGLHDAERALRHKSWLQPPAQHTGLIIHELPQE
- the htpG gene encoding molecular chaperone HtpG, giving the protein MSDQKQTMGFQAEVKQLLQLMIHSLYSNKEIFLRELISNASDAADKLRFEAINNAALYESDPELKIKVSFDKAARTITIADNGIGMTREEAIAHLGTIAKSGTKEFFGKLSGDQQKDAAMIGQFGVGFYSGFIVADKITVESRRAGTAADAGVRWESEGAGDFSVEDITKADRGTSITLHLREGEDDFLSSWKLKSVIRTYSDHISLPILMQKEEWDEEKKEQVTKDELETINQASALWARSKSDIKPEQYDEFYKHISHDYSAPLTHTHNRVEGRSEYTQLLYIPARAPFDMWDRNKRGGIKLYVKRVFIMDDAEQLMPVYLRFVKGVIDSNDLPLNVSREILQESRDIKAIREGSTKRVLGMLEDLANAEGDGDSQAKKDKYASFWTEFGQVLKEGIGEDAGNKERIAKLLRFASTHNDSDAQTVSLADYLSRVKEGQEKIYYVTADNYGAAKNSPHLEIFRKKGVEVLLLTDRVDEWMLSFLSDFEGKELVSVAKGDLNLGTLEDEAEKKQHEETETQFKDLVEKMKTALADKAKDVRVTFRLTDSPACLVADDNELSGNLMRMLKAAGQAAPESKPILEVNPDHPLVQRLKYEEKKFDDWANILFDQAMLAEGGSLADPSSFVKRLNEMLLNVAA